The segment CGAGGCCGGCACCTGCAGGACGGTCGCGTTCACGGCTTCGTGGCGGTCTCGATAGGCCTCGCGAAGCTCGGGCTCGGTGAGCTTGAGCGAGGCGATCAGGCGCTCCTGGAGCTTTCGGACCGGCAGCTGGCGGCGAATCATGTCCTCGATCTCGCTCCAGTTGTTGTTGGGATTGGCCAGCGCCGCCTGATACTTGCTGGGATCGAACTTCCCGTCGGTCTGGAACGCCGGCAGATTGACCAGCGACGCCGGCGGATTGGTCTTCATGGTCAGCACCACCTCGGCATCGGTGGCGGTGAGTCCGGCACGCTTGGCCTGCTCGCCCAGCAGGTGCTGCATCACCAGGCTGCGCCAGGCCTGGAGCTCGATCATGACCTCGTCCTGCTCGCCCGGCTGCTGGGTTCCGTACTGCTTCTCGTACTGCGCCTTCTGGTCGGCGACCGCGCTCTGATAGTCGGTGCGGGTGATCGCGCTGCCATTGACGGTGCCGATCGCGCCGGTGACGCGGGCGCGCTGCGTCGAATCGAGGCCGGCGCCGAGCAAGAACACGAAGCCGCCGATGAACGTCACCACGGTCACGATGATGAGGACCCACCAGATCAGCTTGGTGCGCTTGTTCCCCATCCGAAGGAAGCGAAGCATTTCGATATCTCCGAAAAATCGAGTGCCGAAGAGGGTAGGTGAGGTCAGACGAGCCGGGGATGGTAGCACAGGACGGCTTCGAGGGGCCGGCCCGTGCGGATCGAGCCGGTGCTCGACGATCGCTCATTGAAGCGGGAGGGACCCTGTGCTAACTCTCTGATTCGCACGCGTCTCACCCGCACGAACAGGAGTCGACTGGATGCGCAGCGAAGCGCCGGGCCGGACCGCGGAGAGCGAGTTCGCGACTCGCATGGAGGACTGGCCGGCCGAGGCCCTCGACGCCCTCGAGCAGGCCGTGGTCGCGCTCGATCGCGAGCGCAAGGTGGTCTACTGCAACCGGCGCATCGAGGAGATGCTCGGCGTCGAGAACGGCGCCCTGATCGGCATGGCCGGCGGCCGCCTGTTTCCGGGCGCCGAAGCCCGCTGGCTGAAGGGGGCCTCGCGCGAATCCCGCGACTTCCGCCTCGAGGCGGAGGGCCGCCAGCTGACGCTCAAGGCCGAGGCGCTGCCGATTCGCGACGCCGACGGCGATCCGATCGGCTCGGTGGTGGTGGCCGAGGCCACCTCGGAAACCGAGGACGGCGAGTTCCAGAAGAAAATCGACCGTCTGGTCTCGCTCGGCGAGCTGTCGGCGTACGTCGCCCATGAGATCCGCAACCCGCTGACCGGGATCCGCACCACGGTCCAGTTCGTGGGATCCAAGCTCAAGCCGACCGACTCGCGGCGCGAAGATCTCGACGACGTGATCAAGGAGCTCGACCGCATCGAGCAGATCATCACCGGCCTGCTGATGTTCGCGCGGCCGCCGGCGGCGCGGCCGCAGCCCTGCGACGTGCGCCAGGTGCTCGACAAGACCCTCGCGATGCTCGAGATCCAGCTCGAGGATTCCCAGGTCCGACTGAGCCGCGAGGACGCCGAGGACCTGCCGCTGCTCGATGCCGATCCCGATCTCCTCCAGCAGGTCTTCCTGAACCTGAGCCTGAACGCAATCCAGGCGATGCCCGAGGGGGGCGAGCTCCACGTCGCCACCGGG is part of the Candidatus Sulfotelmatobacter sp. genome and harbors:
- a CDS encoding ATP-binding protein; translated protein: MRSEAPGRTAESEFATRMEDWPAEALDALEQAVVALDRERKVVYCNRRIEEMLGVENGALIGMAGGRLFPGAEARWLKGASRESRDFRLEAEGRQLTLKAEALPIRDADGDPIGSVVVAEATSETEDGEFQKKIDRLVSLGELSAYVAHEIRNPLTGIRTTVQFVGSKLKPTDSRREDLDDVIKELDRIEQIITGLLMFARPPAARPQPCDVRQVLDKTLAMLEIQLEDSQVRLSREDAEDLPLLDADPDLLQQVFLNLSLNAIQAMPEGGELHVATGIRRYRTRRSMVDVSFRDSGVGIPKELMERIFDPFFTTRSMGTGLGLPISVQILREAGGVITAKNNSGGGATLRVSIPVPAELPERAEE